The proteins below come from a single Papaver somniferum cultivar HN1 chromosome 11, ASM357369v1, whole genome shotgun sequence genomic window:
- the LOC113322945 gene encoding type I inositol polyphosphate 5-phosphatase 10-like isoform X5, whose protein sequence is MERRRKSSSYCFQEIVPLNAGNVLVIEDNQPAAKWLSLINNSLNEPQLADNSDRTSTSSAPGSSYPHTFDRKSVGSRHTKQYSSGFPFFYKPSLRRVSKNFRTEKKRRLKTCNCAVELDRQFTYQENYLFEQNSSSEDDEDGTRSVRMTTISSPPSSNQPKYSLIVCKQMVGIFVTIWVRKELVQHIGHLRVSCIGRGILGYLGNKGCISVSMTLHQTSFCFIGSHLASGEKEGDEIRRNSDVIEILKSTQFPKICKKAGCRIPEKILDHDRIIWLGDLNYRIALSYTETRKLLQEYDWEALLQKDQLRIERDAGRVFKGWEEGKIYFAPTYKYSIDSDAYSGESVKSKEKRRTPAWCDRILWNGNGIEQLSYVRGESKFSDHRPVCAVFMTEVVVLDGRASSSTLFHNSRPKVEEAESRTCSNRLVELNEISTWMHAHWASKFPRRKNIVHHFQDA, encoded by the exons ATGGAACGTCGGAGGAAAAGCTCCTCATACTG TTTTCAGGAAATAGTACCATTGAATGCAGGAAATGTTCTTGTTATAGAAGACAATCAGCCTGCAGCAAAATGGTTATCCCTAATCAACAATAGCCTAAACGAGCCTCAATTAGCTGACAACTCTGACCGCACAAGCACCTCATCTGCACCGGGTTCTTCCTATCCCCATACTTTCGACAGAAAGTCCGTTGGTTCCAGACACACAAAACAATATAGCAGCGGTTTTCCATTCTTTTATAAGCCTTCTCTCAGAAGAGTAAGTAAGAATTTCAGGACCGAGAAAAAGAGACGGCTAAAGACTTGTAACTGCGCAGTGGAATTGGACAGGCAGTTTACGTATCAAGAGAACTATCTTTTTGAACAGAACTCTTCGTCAGAAGACGATGAAGACGGTACGCGTAGCGTTAGGATGACAACAATTTCATCTCCTCCTTCTAGCAACCAACCAAAGTATAGCCTGATTGTGTGCAAGCAAATGGTTGGAATTTTTGTTACCATATGGGTGAGGAAAGAGCTTGTCCAACACATTGGTCACCTCAGAGTTTCTTGTATTGGGCGTGGGATATTGGGTTATCTTGGAAATAAG GGATGCATATCTGTTAGCATGACTTTGCATCAGACAAGCTTCTGTTTTATAGGAAGTCACTTAGCTTCTGGAGAGAAAGAAGGAGATGAGATCAGAAGAAATTCTGATGTTATAGAAATCTTAAAGTCTACCCAATTTCCAAAGATTTGCAAAAAGGCTGGTTGTAGGATTCCAGAAAAGATTCTTGACCATGA TCGTATCATATGGTTGGGCGACTTGAATTACCGGATTGCATTGAGTTACACGGAAACAAGAAAACTTCTACAGGAGTATGACTGGGAAGCACTACTGCAAAAAGATCAG cTTAGAATTGAAAGAGATGCAGGACGAGTATTCAAGGGATGGGAAGAAGGAAAAATTTATTTCGCGCCCACATATAAATACTCAATAGATTCAGATGCTTATTCTGGAGAATCTGTAAAATCGAAAGAGAAGAGGAGAACTCCTGCATG GTGTGATCGAATACTTTGGAATGGAAACGGAATAGAACAACTATCCTATGTGCGAGGGGAATCAAAGTTTTCTGATCACCGACCTGTATGTGCAGTATTTATGACAGAGGTTGTGGTTCTCGATGGAAGAGCATCAAGCAGCACATTATTTCATAATTCTCGTCCCAAAGTTGAAGAAGCTGAATCTCGCACTTGCAGCAATAGACTTGTTGAGTTGAATGAGAT CAGCACCTGGATGCATGCACACTGGGCATCAAAATTTCCAAGGCGCAAGAACATTGTTCACCATTTTCAGGATGCCTAA
- the LOC113322945 gene encoding type I inositol polyphosphate 5-phosphatase 10-like isoform X1: MSLSIEFFRIFVATWNVGGKAPHTGLDLDKILNVEDKSDIYVLGFQEIVPLNAGNVLVIEDNQPAAKWLSLINNSLNEPQLADNSDRTSTSSAPGSSYPHTFDRKSVGSRHTKQYSSGFPFFYKPSLRRVSKNFRTEKKRRLKTCNCAVELDRQFTYQENYLFEQNSSSEDDEDGTRSVRMTTISSPPSSNQPKYSLIVCKQMVGIFVTIWVRKELVQHIGHLRVSCIGRGILGYLGNKGCISVSMTLHQTSFCFIGSHLASGEKEGDEIRRNSDVIEILKSTQFPKICKKAGCRIPEKILDHDRIIWLGDLNYRIALSYTETRKLLQEYDWEALLQKDQLRIERDAGRVFKGWEEGKIYFAPTYKYSIDSDAYSGESVKSKEKRRTPAWCDRILWNGNGIEQLSYVRGESKFSDHRPVCAVFMTEVVVLDGRASSSTLFHNSRPKVEEAESRTCSNRLVELNEISTWMHAHWASKFPRRKNIVHHFQDA; encoded by the exons ATGTCTTTAAGCATTGAATTCTTCCG AATTTTTGTAGCAACATGGAACGTCGGAGGAAAAGCTCCTCATACTGGTCTGGATCTTGATAAAATTCTGAACGTTGAAGATAAATCTGACATTTATGTTTTAGG TTTTCAGGAAATAGTACCATTGAATGCAGGAAATGTTCTTGTTATAGAAGACAATCAGCCTGCAGCAAAATGGTTATCCCTAATCAACAATAGCCTAAACGAGCCTCAATTAGCTGACAACTCTGACCGCACAAGCACCTCATCTGCACCGGGTTCTTCCTATCCCCATACTTTCGACAGAAAGTCCGTTGGTTCCAGACACACAAAACAATATAGCAGCGGTTTTCCATTCTTTTATAAGCCTTCTCTCAGAAGAGTAAGTAAGAATTTCAGGACCGAGAAAAAGAGACGGCTAAAGACTTGTAACTGCGCAGTGGAATTGGACAGGCAGTTTACGTATCAAGAGAACTATCTTTTTGAACAGAACTCTTCGTCAGAAGACGATGAAGACGGTACGCGTAGCGTTAGGATGACAACAATTTCATCTCCTCCTTCTAGCAACCAACCAAAGTATAGCCTGATTGTGTGCAAGCAAATGGTTGGAATTTTTGTTACCATATGGGTGAGGAAAGAGCTTGTCCAACACATTGGTCACCTCAGAGTTTCTTGTATTGGGCGTGGGATATTGGGTTATCTTGGAAATAAG GGATGCATATCTGTTAGCATGACTTTGCATCAGACAAGCTTCTGTTTTATAGGAAGTCACTTAGCTTCTGGAGAGAAAGAAGGAGATGAGATCAGAAGAAATTCTGATGTTATAGAAATCTTAAAGTCTACCCAATTTCCAAAGATTTGCAAAAAGGCTGGTTGTAGGATTCCAGAAAAGATTCTTGACCATGA TCGTATCATATGGTTGGGCGACTTGAATTACCGGATTGCATTGAGTTACACGGAAACAAGAAAACTTCTACAGGAGTATGACTGGGAAGCACTACTGCAAAAAGATCAG cTTAGAATTGAAAGAGATGCAGGACGAGTATTCAAGGGATGGGAAGAAGGAAAAATTTATTTCGCGCCCACATATAAATACTCAATAGATTCAGATGCTTATTCTGGAGAATCTGTAAAATCGAAAGAGAAGAGGAGAACTCCTGCATG GTGTGATCGAATACTTTGGAATGGAAACGGAATAGAACAACTATCCTATGTGCGAGGGGAATCAAAGTTTTCTGATCACCGACCTGTATGTGCAGTATTTATGACAGAGGTTGTGGTTCTCGATGGAAGAGCATCAAGCAGCACATTATTTCATAATTCTCGTCCCAAAGTTGAAGAAGCTGAATCTCGCACTTGCAGCAATAGACTTGTTGAGTTGAATGAGAT CAGCACCTGGATGCATGCACACTGGGCATCAAAATTTCCAAGGCGCAAGAACATTGTTCACCATTTTCAGGATGCCTAA
- the LOC113322945 gene encoding type I inositol polyphosphate 5-phosphatase 10-like isoform X4, with product MSLSIEFFRIFVATWNVGGKAPHTGLDLDKILNVEDKSDIYVLGFQEIVPLNAGNVLVIEDNQPAAKWLSLINNSLNEPQLADNSDRTSTSSAPGSSYPHTFDRKSVGSRHTKQYSSGFPFFYKPSLRRVSKNFRTEKKRRLKTCNCAVELDRQFTYQENYLFEQNSSSEDDEDGTRSVRMTTISSPPSSNQPKYSLIVCKQMVGIFVTIWVRKELVQHIGHLRVSCIGRGILGYLGNKGCISVSMTLHQTSFCFIGSHLASGEKEGDEIRRNSDVIEILKSTQFPKICKKAGCRIPEKILDHDRIIWLGDLNYRIALSYTETRKLLQEYDWEALLQKDQLRIERDAGRVFKGWEEGKIYFAPTYKYSIDSDAYSGESVKSKEKRRTPAWCDRILWNGNGIEQLSYVRGESKFSDHRPVCAVFMTEVVVLDGRASSSTLFHNSRPKVEEAESRTCSNRLVELNEM from the exons ATGTCTTTAAGCATTGAATTCTTCCG AATTTTTGTAGCAACATGGAACGTCGGAGGAAAAGCTCCTCATACTGGTCTGGATCTTGATAAAATTCTGAACGTTGAAGATAAATCTGACATTTATGTTTTAGG TTTTCAGGAAATAGTACCATTGAATGCAGGAAATGTTCTTGTTATAGAAGACAATCAGCCTGCAGCAAAATGGTTATCCCTAATCAACAATAGCCTAAACGAGCCTCAATTAGCTGACAACTCTGACCGCACAAGCACCTCATCTGCACCGGGTTCTTCCTATCCCCATACTTTCGACAGAAAGTCCGTTGGTTCCAGACACACAAAACAATATAGCAGCGGTTTTCCATTCTTTTATAAGCCTTCTCTCAGAAGAGTAAGTAAGAATTTCAGGACCGAGAAAAAGAGACGGCTAAAGACTTGTAACTGCGCAGTGGAATTGGACAGGCAGTTTACGTATCAAGAGAACTATCTTTTTGAACAGAACTCTTCGTCAGAAGACGATGAAGACGGTACGCGTAGCGTTAGGATGACAACAATTTCATCTCCTCCTTCTAGCAACCAACCAAAGTATAGCCTGATTGTGTGCAAGCAAATGGTTGGAATTTTTGTTACCATATGGGTGAGGAAAGAGCTTGTCCAACACATTGGTCACCTCAGAGTTTCTTGTATTGGGCGTGGGATATTGGGTTATCTTGGAAATAAG GGATGCATATCTGTTAGCATGACTTTGCATCAGACAAGCTTCTGTTTTATAGGAAGTCACTTAGCTTCTGGAGAGAAAGAAGGAGATGAGATCAGAAGAAATTCTGATGTTATAGAAATCTTAAAGTCTACCCAATTTCCAAAGATTTGCAAAAAGGCTGGTTGTAGGATTCCAGAAAAGATTCTTGACCATGA TCGTATCATATGGTTGGGCGACTTGAATTACCGGATTGCATTGAGTTACACGGAAACAAGAAAACTTCTACAGGAGTATGACTGGGAAGCACTACTGCAAAAAGATCAG cTTAGAATTGAAAGAGATGCAGGACGAGTATTCAAGGGATGGGAAGAAGGAAAAATTTATTTCGCGCCCACATATAAATACTCAATAGATTCAGATGCTTATTCTGGAGAATCTGTAAAATCGAAAGAGAAGAGGAGAACTCCTGCATG GTGTGATCGAATACTTTGGAATGGAAACGGAATAGAACAACTATCCTATGTGCGAGGGGAATCAAAGTTTTCTGATCACCGACCTGTATGTGCAGTATTTATGACAGAGGTTGTGGTTCTCGATGGAAGAGCATCAAGCAGCACATTATTTCATAATTCTCGTCCCAAAGTTGAAGAAGCTGAATCTCGCACTTGCAGCAATAGACTTGTTGAGTTGAATGAGATGTAA
- the LOC113322945 gene encoding type I inositol polyphosphate 5-phosphatase 10-like isoform X2, producing MSLSIEFFRIFVATWNVGGKAPHTGLDLDKILNVEDKSDIYVLGFQEIVPLNAGNVLVIEDNQPAAKWLSLINNSLNEPQLADNSDRTSTSSAPGSSYPHTFDRKSVGSRHTKQYSSGFPFFYKPSLRRVSKNFRTEKKRRLKTCNCAVELDRQFTYQENYLFEQNSSSEDDEDGTRSVRMTTISSPPSSNQPKYSLIVCKQMVGIFVTIWVRKELVQHIGHLRVSCIGRGILGYLGNKGCISVSMTLHQTSFCFIGSHLASGEKEGDEIRRNSDVIEILKSTQFPKICKKAGCRIPEKILDHDRIIWLGDLNYRIALSYTETRKLLQEYDWEALLQKDQLRIERDAGRVFKGWEEGKIYFAPTYKYSIDSDAYSGESVKSKEKRRTPAWCDRILWNGNGIEQLSYVRGESKFSDHRPVCAVFMTEVVVLDGRASSSTLFHNSRPKVEEAESRTCSNRLVELNEITWMHAHWASKFPRRKNIVHHFQDA from the exons ATGTCTTTAAGCATTGAATTCTTCCG AATTTTTGTAGCAACATGGAACGTCGGAGGAAAAGCTCCTCATACTGGTCTGGATCTTGATAAAATTCTGAACGTTGAAGATAAATCTGACATTTATGTTTTAGG TTTTCAGGAAATAGTACCATTGAATGCAGGAAATGTTCTTGTTATAGAAGACAATCAGCCTGCAGCAAAATGGTTATCCCTAATCAACAATAGCCTAAACGAGCCTCAATTAGCTGACAACTCTGACCGCACAAGCACCTCATCTGCACCGGGTTCTTCCTATCCCCATACTTTCGACAGAAAGTCCGTTGGTTCCAGACACACAAAACAATATAGCAGCGGTTTTCCATTCTTTTATAAGCCTTCTCTCAGAAGAGTAAGTAAGAATTTCAGGACCGAGAAAAAGAGACGGCTAAAGACTTGTAACTGCGCAGTGGAATTGGACAGGCAGTTTACGTATCAAGAGAACTATCTTTTTGAACAGAACTCTTCGTCAGAAGACGATGAAGACGGTACGCGTAGCGTTAGGATGACAACAATTTCATCTCCTCCTTCTAGCAACCAACCAAAGTATAGCCTGATTGTGTGCAAGCAAATGGTTGGAATTTTTGTTACCATATGGGTGAGGAAAGAGCTTGTCCAACACATTGGTCACCTCAGAGTTTCTTGTATTGGGCGTGGGATATTGGGTTATCTTGGAAATAAG GGATGCATATCTGTTAGCATGACTTTGCATCAGACAAGCTTCTGTTTTATAGGAAGTCACTTAGCTTCTGGAGAGAAAGAAGGAGATGAGATCAGAAGAAATTCTGATGTTATAGAAATCTTAAAGTCTACCCAATTTCCAAAGATTTGCAAAAAGGCTGGTTGTAGGATTCCAGAAAAGATTCTTGACCATGA TCGTATCATATGGTTGGGCGACTTGAATTACCGGATTGCATTGAGTTACACGGAAACAAGAAAACTTCTACAGGAGTATGACTGGGAAGCACTACTGCAAAAAGATCAG cTTAGAATTGAAAGAGATGCAGGACGAGTATTCAAGGGATGGGAAGAAGGAAAAATTTATTTCGCGCCCACATATAAATACTCAATAGATTCAGATGCTTATTCTGGAGAATCTGTAAAATCGAAAGAGAAGAGGAGAACTCCTGCATG GTGTGATCGAATACTTTGGAATGGAAACGGAATAGAACAACTATCCTATGTGCGAGGGGAATCAAAGTTTTCTGATCACCGACCTGTATGTGCAGTATTTATGACAGAGGTTGTGGTTCTCGATGGAAGAGCATCAAGCAGCACATTATTTCATAATTCTCGTCCCAAAGTTGAAGAAGCTGAATCTCGCACTTGCAGCAATAGACTTGTTGAGTTGAATGAGAT CACCTGGATGCATGCACACTGGGCATCAAAATTTCCAAGGCGCAAGAACATTGTTCACCATTTTCAGGATGCCTAA
- the LOC113322325 gene encoding phosphatidylinositol transfer protein 3-like: MASDKLQSSVVDKTSQNDEQQVKVNEVREMIGSTANELPTLFSDASILRYLRARKWNTKKACQMLRETAKWRMEYKPEQICWDEIAHEAETGKTYRSNYPDKYGRTVLVMRPGLQNTYSTSGQMKFLVYCMENAIMNLPPSEEQMVWIIDFQGWNMSSVSIKTTRETARILQDHYPERLGQAILYNPPKIFESFWMLVKPFFEARTSSKIKFVYSNDPESQKFMGDLFDMEKLESALGGQNPKAFDCKEYGETMREDDKKIHSISSVQ; this comes from the exons ATGGCATCGGACAAACTGCAATCAAGTGTGGTAGACAAGACTTCGCAAAATGATGAGCAGCAAGTGAAG GTGAATGAGGTTAGAGAGATGATAGGTTCTACCGCTAATGAGCTACCGACGTTATTCTCAGATGCTTCAATATTGCGCTATCTCAGAGCAAGGAAGTGGAATACAAAAAAGGCATGCCAAATGTTAAGGGAAACGGCAAAATGGAGAATGGAGTATAAGCCAGAACAGATTTGCTGG GATGAGATTGCTCATGAAGCCGAAACTGGAAAGACATACAGGTCCAACTATCCTGACAAGTATGGAAGGACGGTTCTTGTTATGAGACCTGGATTGCAG AATACATATTCAACAAGCGGGCAGATGAAGTTCCTGGTTTATTGCATGGAGAATGCCATAATGAACTTGCCTCCTAGTGAGGAGCAAATGGTGTGGATAATTGATTTTCAAGGATGGAATATGTCGAGCGTATCAATTAAAACAACACGGGAAACAGCTCGTATACTGCAGGACCATTACCCTGAAAGGCTGGGACAAGCCATCCTCTACAATCCTCCAAAGATCTTTGAGTCCTTCTGGATG TTAGTGAAACCATTTTTTGAAGCGAGGACAtctagcaaaataaaatttgtgtATTCCAATGACCCTGAAAGTCAGAAGTTTATGGGAGACCTCTTCGACATGGAGAAGCTAGAGTCTGCATTAGGTGGGCAGAACCCAAAAGCGTTTGACTGTAAAGAGTATGGCGAAACAATGAGAGAGGATGACAAGAAGATTCATAGCATTTCGTCAGTTCAGTAA
- the LOC113322945 gene encoding type I inositol polyphosphate 5-phosphatase 10-like isoform X3: MSLSIEFFRIFVATWNVGGKAPHTGLDLDKILNVEDKSDIYVLGFQEIVPLNAGNVLVIEDNQPAAKWLSLINNSLNEPQLADNSDRTSTSSAPGSSYPHTFDRKSVGSRHTKQYSSGFPFFYKPSLRRVSKNFRTEKKRRLKTCNCAVELDRQFTYQENYLFEQNSSSEDDEDGTRSVRMTTISSPPSSNQPKYSLIVCKQMVGIFVTIWVRKELVQHIGHLRVSCIGRGILGYLGNKGCISVSMTLHQTSFCFIGSHLASGEKEGDEIRRNSDVIEILKSTQFPKICKKAGCRIPEKILDHDRIIWLGDLNYRIALSYTETRKLLQEYDWEALLQKDQLRIERDAGRVFKGWEEGKIYFAPTYKYSIDSDAYSGESVKSKEKRRTPAWCDRILWNGNGIEQLSYVRGESKFSDHRPVCAVFMTEVVVLDGRASSSTLFHNSRPKVEEAESRTCSNRLVELNEIYLNFWNKRKQMEYLIQSMLQLDN; the protein is encoded by the exons ATGTCTTTAAGCATTGAATTCTTCCG AATTTTTGTAGCAACATGGAACGTCGGAGGAAAAGCTCCTCATACTGGTCTGGATCTTGATAAAATTCTGAACGTTGAAGATAAATCTGACATTTATGTTTTAGG TTTTCAGGAAATAGTACCATTGAATGCAGGAAATGTTCTTGTTATAGAAGACAATCAGCCTGCAGCAAAATGGTTATCCCTAATCAACAATAGCCTAAACGAGCCTCAATTAGCTGACAACTCTGACCGCACAAGCACCTCATCTGCACCGGGTTCTTCCTATCCCCATACTTTCGACAGAAAGTCCGTTGGTTCCAGACACACAAAACAATATAGCAGCGGTTTTCCATTCTTTTATAAGCCTTCTCTCAGAAGAGTAAGTAAGAATTTCAGGACCGAGAAAAAGAGACGGCTAAAGACTTGTAACTGCGCAGTGGAATTGGACAGGCAGTTTACGTATCAAGAGAACTATCTTTTTGAACAGAACTCTTCGTCAGAAGACGATGAAGACGGTACGCGTAGCGTTAGGATGACAACAATTTCATCTCCTCCTTCTAGCAACCAACCAAAGTATAGCCTGATTGTGTGCAAGCAAATGGTTGGAATTTTTGTTACCATATGGGTGAGGAAAGAGCTTGTCCAACACATTGGTCACCTCAGAGTTTCTTGTATTGGGCGTGGGATATTGGGTTATCTTGGAAATAAG GGATGCATATCTGTTAGCATGACTTTGCATCAGACAAGCTTCTGTTTTATAGGAAGTCACTTAGCTTCTGGAGAGAAAGAAGGAGATGAGATCAGAAGAAATTCTGATGTTATAGAAATCTTAAAGTCTACCCAATTTCCAAAGATTTGCAAAAAGGCTGGTTGTAGGATTCCAGAAAAGATTCTTGACCATGA TCGTATCATATGGTTGGGCGACTTGAATTACCGGATTGCATTGAGTTACACGGAAACAAGAAAACTTCTACAGGAGTATGACTGGGAAGCACTACTGCAAAAAGATCAG cTTAGAATTGAAAGAGATGCAGGACGAGTATTCAAGGGATGGGAAGAAGGAAAAATTTATTTCGCGCCCACATATAAATACTCAATAGATTCAGATGCTTATTCTGGAGAATCTGTAAAATCGAAAGAGAAGAGGAGAACTCCTGCATG GTGTGATCGAATACTTTGGAATGGAAACGGAATAGAACAACTATCCTATGTGCGAGGGGAATCAAAGTTTTCTGATCACCGACCTGTATGTGCAGTATTTATGACAGAGGTTGTGGTTCTCGATGGAAGAGCATCAAGCAGCACATTATTTCATAATTCTCGTCCCAAAGTTGAAGAAGCTGAATCTCGCACTTGCAGCAATAGACTTGTTGAGTTGAATGAGAT ATATTTAAACTTTtggaacaaaaggaaacaaatggAGTATCTCATACAAAGTATGCTGCAACTTGATAACTAA